The sequence GGGCTGGGGAACTGCACAACTCGCATTTGATTGGGTGAAATCAAAGTTTCATTTTAGGGCAAAACCATGGAAATATTTGATGATGCAGTTCAGAACTTCAAAAATCTCTGATTTAACTGACATAAATGGCAGTTTAGTAAAAGCATTAAGTTTAAGGTTATTTAGAAAATGTAGTAATCGCCACATTGCACGGTGTTAAAAAAAGAACCATTCTGAAATACTTTGTTACAATTGTAAAGAAAATGGACTGGAATAAGTTAACTGAAATCACTATAAGCACTATAACACTGGAACATGGAAAGGAACAATGAAAGATTTTGCGTATATCAAATATGTTTCTTTCAGTGATTTTACTTTGTTTTCACTTATTACATCAATTCTAACCTggcactgcagggtctgcagttGGAGCTGATGAGGCTACAGAAACATTCACACCAAGTTCTTCTGAGGTATTTCTCGGTTATTTTTACTGTAATCTGTAACATCAGTACATTTGTGAATCACAAATATAACTGTCCATGTACATAACGTGAGCAAAGGtgacagattcattcattcaagtaaaAATAATACAGAACCTAAATGATCTGCTCAAATGTTCCATTTATGTTTTGTCGAATAAAGAACCACCGTGAACTGATTTACAAATGAAATATTTTGTTTTCCAGCCTTAACGGTCTTTGGTTTTCTTCCTAACAGGTACGACAGACACTGTGTCAGCCCTCAGAGTCTCTACAGTCGAGATTCTCCAAACCACTGCTCTTTGCACAGTGAGATGGAGGATATACAACAGGTAGGTAATGATGTCTACAGGTTGGCAGTTCATAGTGTTGATTGTGTATCCATGATCACTGTTACTGTGCTTTTGTCTGCAGGAGCAGCACAGAGCTCTGGATGACCTAAGCCTCCCGTCCTTCACAAGCACAGTGATGGTTTTCAGAGCATCATTAACAGGATCAAGTCTGCTGATTTAGCTCATCTTTTACACAATAAGTATCCCGAACGGGTGAGGAGAGACTAACCAGGCATCTAAGCATatgatacaagcaccaatcaAAGGACATACAGTAGTGGACATATGTTTACGTACATCTTGGCTAAAAGAACCTTCAAATACCCAATTCTGCACTTTAAATTTGTGTTCAGTCAGTTATACTGTCTGCTTCATTTCCATATAAGGGTTTTTAAACAATAAAAGTTACTAGATTTATGTTAGTATCTCTTCACTATGTCAGATTTACAGTGGGTCAACAGATTACATACACGAGCATGAATGTCTCCTTACACACCATGGAAGTGTCCATGAGATCATAGACACAGATGGAATTACTTATTTAGGGTTCCATGAACAACTATAATGCCTATTATCCAAAACTCTAAGACGCTTCAGACTGCAGACTTTACACAGTTGAGGAAAGAGGCCCAAATTAACAGTCAGGAATATACTGGTACTTATAAATGTCCATGAGAACCTCAGAATGACAACTAAGAACTAAATGGAGATTGAAGCTTCAGATAGAAATGTGAGCTCATGCACCTTTAACTGTTATAATACTAatgtgataaactgctaaaacacaGATAATCACTAACTTTTATTATATAAAACcctccaaaaaaaaccctgaaaaacagacctaaCCTAACCTATCCgaattgtaattaggatgggttaaatgcagaggacaaatttcattgtatgtatgtacaatgacatccatccatccattttctttacccAGTTAAGTGTCAcctgtggggctggagcctagcccagcagtcataggacataaGGCAGGGTAGGCCCTAGAcatgatgccagtctattgcagggctgtacaatgacaaataaaggaaattattattattattattattattattaaagagcTGATTTTTAATATGTTGACATGTCAACATGGAGGATTCAAAAAAGGCTTGCCATGCCAAGATCATATtacactggtatacaaatatttaaaagttgtctgcttcagaaataaaatgtgctatttatcaTGGATTTTGGCAtgatgaattcaaatatgacaataacaatggcaaattggctactgtttccaagatatacaaggttttatattttgcgtctacataattatattgttttaacagtacagttttcatgaaaaatcataaacataggtcttttttatgtttctctgactgtttgtataatatttcacctgttctctttttgtaacactttaacaATAAGcaaaactacagccaatcaacaatttcaaacaacaTTTTCGTTCTCCGTGGCCCAAAATGAGTAAAGTTTGACtgtctttatttcagaagcattttggctgtagaccagtgttatcaagatgtacataaataattaagttcacaaattaaattaaacaataaTTTCCGTTTAGCATATGGTCTATTCACATTATTAAACAAATAACAAATATTAAGAAATTAAAATACACATTGGAAAATAATCTTAATAATCTAAATGCATTTATTCTGGCTTCCCCTTGTGCTCCTCCATCTCTTTGTAGCGATGCTTGTTGTGTTTGCACAATGTGTTCATTTTGatattggattagtgtataagctccaacaggaacaaacatgtatgattttagggattacacatgtttttgaccattaaactttatttaaaaaaatgttagctgaaataaatttagtggaagctagttggaccactaatggttttcaaacttaactgaaaagctaatccgctaatgaaaagctTCGCTAATGAGCTGCAAACTGACGAGCTAAACTGTAGCCACCACTGCTTGTAACTAGAATTTTAAAATAACATTATATAGAAATAAAGTAGATATTTTAAATGAGTTAAGAcacacaatgttaaaaaaaaatgtgagcttTTATGTCTGGTTTGTCAGTCACAGGATACGGCTTCTTTTGAAACACAAGAGAGGCTTTTTCTTCACCACCAGCAACAGATGGGCATCAAGCAGCAGCTTGTCACTGTGTATGTGAGTTTTAAGCTTCCTTTCTTCTGTTATGGTCATAAAGTGGATTTAGTTGATGTAGTCTCTGATCTACAGGGATGTTTCACTTTGACTGTGTTTATGGCATCGCCATTAGCAATCCACCAGAGTTACTATCTTCTCTTTCTGAGAATGCATCAGGGATAAGTGCAGTTTTAGGAGCCACTGGTAAGGACAAACATGAAAGTGTAGAAGAGAGATGTTTATAACGCTGGTGGTGGTTTCAGGCTGCAGGAGCTGGAGCTGCAGAAGAGCATGTGGGAGGAGAAAGGGGAGAAGGTGGAGGAGTGTTGGAGAGCTTGGGAACAGGAGCAAAAGCAAAGCCAGACGCAGATAAATGAGGCAAAGAAACTGGCTGTGGTGAACTGGTGGAAGGCTCAGACAACAGAAACCCGGTCGCGCCAAGAGACACAAGCCAAACTCCGGCACACGGAGCAGACTGTCACTGATATGAGAGAGCAGGTCTGCCACCTGCAAACGTCACTGAAATCTGCACAGGAGCGCATTGCCGAATACGAAAATAGTGGTCGAGTTCTTCAAATAGAAAAGGGAACCAATACTGAGAGGGAAGAGGTGGACAGTGATGGAGGAACGACAGTGAAGACTAAGAGGGACGTAGCTGTGGCCACAGACGAGGTCGAGGACATACGTGGTACAGCTTGTGACGAGCGACAAACCCAGTTTCAGGTGATGGCAGATGGACTTCTGGAAGCTCTTAGAAGGATGGAGGCAATGGTGAGTAGCACTTGGGGAACtgctgagcaggtgcaagagagtgaacaGAGAGTCTGCCAAGTGAGCATGAGGATGGAGAGCATCAGTCAGAGGGTGGAGGAGGCTCTGCAGCGAGCAGCAGACACACACAATCTGCTGAGGGATCTGGAGGTCAGGAtgtcagaaaaaccacaaacccaGGTTTGTCTGTGTTAAAAATCAATCTTTCTCATGACCTTTGTGGAAATTGTTGTGACACTTGAGGTGTACCTTAAACTTTGGTTTCATAAATTACTGTGAAAAGTACTGCTGGGAAACATCTTCttataatcaggtccatctttaTATGGGCCAATTCGGTATAATAGGCAAAATTTATGTGAATATGAACACATTTTTCTTAATAACCTAAGGAATTTGGTATTGAGATAGTGTATCACACTACTTGTCAAATAATTTTTTGGGGGGCGGGAGGTTGCATTGTGCAAACAAATAGTTTTTCAATTGTGCCACTGTGTGGTCCCTGTTTCTAAAAAAAGAATTGATTCTCAAACTATAGAACAGGTGCAGAAAACTTGAATCTGTTAAATGAAACAGATTCATGTGGGcacaattaacaaaaaaaatgtcTAATTCTCTTGTAACTTGTTagatgatgcagcaggtggcagactgtaATATGTGTAATTTCTAAGGGATATTACATCAGCAAAACAAAGTCTTGGGCTAATAATTAACCACTGTGTAATGACGTTGTCCTCACTgatccagccatccatccattttctgtacctgtaCTTTTCAGTTAAGGTTCACGGGGGGGTGTTGCccgatcctatcccagcagtatcCTCATTGATATGTAAATCTAGCTGGTGGCAATGTTCAGCATGTCTTCATTTCGATACAGTGTTACAAAAGCTTTGAAACGT comes from Thalassophryne amazonica chromosome 2, fThaAma1.1, whole genome shotgun sequence and encodes:
- the LOC117503936 gene encoding myosin-9-like → MGIKQQLVTVLQELELQKSMWEEKGEKVEECWRAWEQEQKQSQTQINEAKKLAVVNWWKAQTTETRSRQETQAKLRHTEQTVTDMREQVCHLQTSLKSAQERIAEYENSGRVLQIEKGTNTEREEVDSDGGTTVKTKRDVAVATDEVEDIRGTACDERQTQFQVMADGLLEALRRMEAMVSSTWGTAEQVQESEQRVCQVSMRMESISQRVEEALQRAADTHNLLRDLEVRMSEKPQTQSPDPRQSCDPGAEAIHLDSELKVGDRVEKTPCPVILEATEHPQSPMSGGSSKDGRGNTIPWEAPMGHPCQIPKPPQRLFQRERNSGSTLSSSRMTEFLTLSQRETPPPS